The following DNA comes from Desulforegulaceae bacterium.
TGTTAATTTAGGTTTAATTTAATTTTTTTAATAAGGAGTATTTTTTAAAAAAATTAGAAAATAAGTTTTTCGCTACAAGATTTGGTTGGGGTGTTGGTGAATTAATAGTAAGTTAGAGGTTTGTTTTAGCCTGGTTTGATTAATCAATTCCATATTCCAAGAGAAGAGCATCAATATTTTCTTGTGATATTTTTTCCTGGACTTCTTTTTTTATAACTTTGCAGTCAAGTTCAGGATTTGCTTTCTTGCTTTTAAGCATAAGATTGTGTGAAATATAGAGTTTGTTTATTATTTCTTCTATATTTTTTATAAAATCTATAACTTTTTTCATCTCTTGGCCGATAATGTCTTGAAAGCTTAATTCTGTTAATATTCTTACCATATTTTCGTTCATTTGATTAAGAATTGGCTTTGGGGCATCGGGGTTTTTAAGGTAGTTGTTGTTTTCAGCTTCTGAAATCAATTCCATTTGATTTTCAACAATATCCATTACTGTAAAAGTGGCATCTTCAGTTTTGGAGTAAATTTCAGAAAGTTTGTCTGCTGCACAATGAAAAATATCACCTGGCGATTCATTGTTTGGGTTATTATAGTGGATTCCGGTTGATTTTTTCAGCTTATTGATTTCTGTCATTAGCTGATTAAGGCCGTCTTGGGCTTCATTTGTCATTGACTGGTAGAATTCTCCGTCAGATAAAGCTTTTCCAAGGGCAGCTGTAACTTCTTTTTTTATTGAAGCTTCAAGGGTTTCTTTTATTGTCCTGCTCACCTGTTTGTTAAGCTTGCTGGCTAATTTAGTCAGAATTTCTTCTTCCATATTTAATTTTAGTCCAAAAGTTTTTGAAGGTTAAAAAAAGAATATCCGCTATTGTTTGTTTTTGATTTATACATAGCTGAGTCAGCTTTTTTCAAAAGTTCATTTATATTTTTCCCGTCATCAGGAAAAATTGAAATCCCTATACTGGCAGAAATCCTTACTTCCCGGTCGCCGATATCTATTGGTTTTTCTATGAGTTTTAAAATTCTTTTTGCACCAAGAGAGGCGTGGATAGGCTCTTTTAGCTCAGAAAGAGCCAGGATAAACTCATCTCCCCCAAACCTTGCAATTAAATCTGTTTTTCTCAGGCTGTTTTCCATTCTTTTTGAGATGACTTTTAGTACAATATCTCCAGCCTCATGACCATAAGTGTCATTTACTGGTTTAAAGTCGTCAAGGTCAAGAAAAAGAACAGCCATTTTTTGATTCTGCCTTTCGCACCCATATATCAGCTGAGTTGCCCTGTCAAAGAAAACCTCTCTTGTGTGAAGTCCGGTTAAAAGATCTTTTTTTTGATATTTTGAATCAAATTTGGCCGGAATAAAAACAAGATAAATTTCGCGTTTTTTTTCGTTGTATTCAGAATTTACAAACCTTTTTTGTCCAAACAACCGGCATTCTTCTGTTTTGGCCTTTCTTTTTTTGATAAGTTCAAAAAAAAGATTTTGGTCGTCCAAAGATTCAATTGTCATTATTTCGTCAATTTTTTTATTTTGCAATTCATCTTTTACAGATGATTCAGCCATAACTTTGTTGTAATATATTATTTCCCTTTCAAGGTTGATTACACAGATCTCAAGGGGAATTATATTAAGAAATAAGTCTAATTGAGGAACTTCCATTTTTTGCTCACATAGTTTGAAGTTTACAAAATCTTTTTGTTAGTTATCTATAATGATTCTTATATCAGATTTAATTTAGAATTTAAAAGTTTTGTTTATGTTTACCCTGTTTTTTTAGTTTTGGTTGAATAATCTAAACATGGGTCTTTAATTTTATAAAAACTTGAAAGTTTAGATAAAGTTGTTGTAATTTTTCTAAAATTTGAAAAGCTGGAGCAGATATTAAAAAAACAATTAGACTGATCTGGTTTTTTATTCTATTTAGTGAAAAATTCTAGCTTAAGCTAAGGGTAAGAAAAGGAGAATAAATATTTTATGGGCAAAAAAGATTGGTGTGTTATTATCCTTGCCGGAGGAAAAGGCAAGAGAATGGAGTCTGATTTACCTAAGGTGCTTCACGAAGTTGATGGGAAATCCATGGTTTTAAGGGTTTGTGAAGCAGCTTCAGGTTTAAGTGATAATATTGTTGTTGTTGTTGGCCATGAGGCAGAAGATGTTAAATCTGCTATTTTAAAATCAAAAAAAGTAAAATTTGCCTTCCAGGAAAATCAAAACGGTACAGGAGATGCTGTAAAATCAGCCATAAAACATTTGGACTTATCTGCTGAAAATATAATGGTTCTTTGCGGAGACACTCCTCTTATAAGGTCTGAAACTTTAATTGATTTTGCATCAACACATTCAAAGGGCGGTTTTGATGTTTCTGTTCTTGGGATGGAGCTTGAAAATCCTACGGGTTATGGAAGGCTTATTAAAGATGAAAATGGAAATATAGTGAAAATAGTTGAGCAAGCTGATGCTGATGATTTGGAAAAGGCTGTTAAACTTGTTAATTCTGGTATTTATTGTTTTGACAAAGACTTTTTAACAAATGGCCTTTTAAAAATTAATTGCAGTAATGCCCAGGAGGAATATTACCTGACAGATCTTGTGAGTATTTCATATTTAAAAAACAATAATAAAGTCGGCTGTCATATTTTAAACAATCCTTTGGAAGCTGTTGGTGTAAACAGTAAAAAAGAGCTGGAATTGGCAAGGGTCTTGTTTAAGGAGTCTTATCAAGAGCTTAATTAGCCTTGGTTTAATTGGAATCTTTTGGGGGATCAGGTTGTGGATTTAGGGTTGAAGTTTTGCCTTTTAACAAGTTTATCTTCCCCAACTAAATAACTTGACTTTGAAAAGATAAAAATATTATAGTTGCCGCTAAAGCAAGTGAGGTGTGATTTGGAAAACGAGGAAATTTTTAGCCAGTTTGACAGGTTGGAAGAAAAAGTAGAAACTCTTATTAATAAATGTATTGAACAGGATAGAGAAAATTCAGATTTAAAGACAAAAATTTCAGAGCTTGAAGAAAAGCTTGAGCTTAAAGAAGTCGCTGAAGTTGAAAAGGCTGAGGAAAGTGAAAAATTAAAGCTTAAAATTGATAATATTCTCGAAAAAATATCCGAATACAATGATGAAAGAAATTAAAAGAGATAATATAATTTGAGTGAAATAATAAACATAGACGTTTTTGGGGAAAAGTTCAGCTTTAAATCGAAATTAGATGATGAGTCAAACAAAGATGTTTTGGATTTTTTTCTTAAAGAACTCGATGAAGTGCAAGCAAAGCTTAGTGAAAGCTCAGCTTCCGTTCCCAAACTGGTTAAGCTGCTGATTGCAGTAATGAATATAGCAAACAATTATTTTGAAGTTGAAGAAAAGCTTCGTTCAATTGAAAAAAATTTAGAAGCTGATATAGAAAAAATTTTAGTA
Coding sequences within:
- a CDS encoding NTP transferase domain-containing protein, which translates into the protein MGKKDWCVIILAGGKGKRMESDLPKVLHEVDGKSMVLRVCEAASGLSDNIVVVVGHEAEDVKSAILKSKKVKFAFQENQNGTGDAVKSAIKHLDLSAENIMVLCGDTPLIRSETLIDFASTHSKGGFDVSVLGMELENPTGYGRLIKDENGNIVKIVEQADADDLEKAVKLVNSGIYCFDKDFLTNGLLKINCSNAQEEYYLTDLVSISYLKNNNKVGCHILNNPLEAVGVNSKKELELARVLFKESYQELN
- a CDS encoding GGDEF domain-containing protein, which encodes MEVPQLDLFLNIIPLEICVINLEREIIYYNKVMAESSVKDELQNKKIDEIMTIESLDDQNLFFELIKKRKAKTEECRLFGQKRFVNSEYNEKKREIYLVFIPAKFDSKYQKKDLLTGLHTREVFFDRATQLIYGCERQNQKMAVLFLDLDDFKPVNDTYGHEAGDIVLKVISKRMENSLRKTDLIARFGGDEFILALSELKEPIHASLGAKRILKLIEKPIDIGDREVRISASIGISIFPDDGKNINELLKKADSAMYKSKTNNSGYSFFNLQKLLD
- a CDS encoding protein phosphatase CheZ, translated to MEEEILTKLASKLNKQVSRTIKETLEASIKKEVTAALGKALSDGEFYQSMTNEAQDGLNQLMTEINKLKKSTGIHYNNPNNESPGDIFHCAADKLSEIYSKTEDATFTVMDIVENQMELISEAENNNYLKNPDAPKPILNQMNENMVRILTELSFQDIIGQEMKKVIDFIKNIEEIINKLYISHNLMLKSKKANPELDCKVIKKEVQEKISQENIDALLLEYGID